A stretch of the Mycobacterium shigaense genome encodes the following:
- a CDS encoding WS/DGAT/MGAT family O-acyltransferase, whose protein sequence is MKPISPTDALFLIGESREHPMHAGSLQLFRPPEDAGPHFVCESYQAMLEHTDLQPTFRKHPAFIGGLTNVVWSIEKDVELDYHVRRSALPEPGRVRDLLELASRLHGGLLDRHRPLWEIHLVEGLQDGRYALYTKFHHSLMDGMSAMRLAHRAFTTDPTDDEVRVPWSLGPHKRAGHGRRPALLAQLGKSAGSTLALAPSTLRLARAALLEQQLTLPFRAPRTMFNVRIGGARRVAAQSWSLDRIKAITKAADVTVNDVVLAMSSGALRAYLVEQNALPSDPLTAMVPVNLRKEGDERSGNNVGAFLCNLATDLDDPAQRLDIISSSIRDTKEVFWQLPPTQQLALSALNIGGLFFGLIPGYLSAAAPPFNIVISNVSAGRSEPLYWRGARLDGNYPLSIPLDGQAINITVTNNADNLDFGLVGCRRSVPHLQRLLGHLETSLKDLERVYDI, encoded by the coding sequence ATGAAACCGATATCGCCGACGGATGCACTGTTTCTCATCGGCGAGTCGCGCGAGCATCCGATGCACGCGGGCTCGCTGCAGTTGTTCCGGCCGCCGGAGGATGCGGGGCCGCACTTCGTGTGCGAGTCCTATCAGGCGATGCTCGAGCACACCGATCTGCAACCCACGTTCCGCAAGCATCCGGCCTTCATCGGCGGCCTAACCAATGTCGTGTGGTCGATCGAAAAGGACGTCGAGCTCGACTACCACGTGCGCCGGTCCGCGCTGCCGGAGCCGGGGCGGGTGCGCGACCTGTTGGAGCTGGCGTCGCGGTTGCATGGCGGACTGCTCGATCGGCATCGCCCACTGTGGGAGATCCACCTCGTCGAGGGACTGCAGGACGGGCGCTACGCCCTGTACACGAAGTTCCACCATTCCCTGATGGACGGGATGTCGGCGATGCGGCTGGCGCACCGCGCGTTCACCACGGATCCCACCGACGACGAGGTGCGGGTTCCGTGGAGCCTCGGCCCGCATAAACGCGCGGGACACGGCCGCCGACCGGCATTGCTCGCGCAGCTCGGCAAGAGCGCGGGGTCGACGTTGGCGCTGGCGCCGTCGACGCTGCGGCTGGCCCGCGCGGCGCTGCTCGAGCAACAACTCACCCTGCCGTTTCGGGCGCCGCGCACCATGTTCAACGTGCGAATCGGGGGCGCCCGACGGGTCGCCGCCCAGTCCTGGTCGCTGGACCGCATCAAGGCGATCACGAAGGCCGCCGACGTCACGGTCAACGATGTGGTGCTCGCCATGTCGTCCGGGGCGTTGCGTGCATATCTCGTTGAGCAGAACGCTCTTCCGAGCGACCCGCTGACGGCCATGGTCCCGGTCAACCTGCGCAAGGAGGGCGACGAGCGCAGCGGAAACAACGTGGGCGCCTTCCTGTGCAACCTGGCGACCGACCTCGACGATCCGGCGCAGCGGCTCGACATCATCAGCAGCTCCATCCGCGACACCAAAGAGGTGTTCTGGCAGCTGCCCCCGACCCAGCAGCTGGCGCTGTCGGCGCTGAACATCGGCGGGCTGTTCTTCGGGCTGATCCCCGGCTACCTCTCGGCTGCCGCACCACCGTTCAACATCGTCATCTCGAACGTCTCGGCCGGGCGCTCCGAACCGCTGTACTGGCGCGGCGCCCGCCTGGACGGCAACTACCCGCTGTCGATCCCGCTAGACGGGCAGGCGATCAACATCACCGTGACCAACAACGCCGACAACCTCGATTTCGGCCTAGTCGGCTGCCGCCGCAGCGTGCCCCACCTGCAGCGGCTGCTGGGACACCTGGAAACCTCGCTGAAGGATCTCGAGCGCGTTTACGACATCTGA
- the malQ gene encoding 4-alpha-glucanotransferase: MPMNPKPIHDDLRRLAAAHGVATGYRNERREPVEVDADVVVRVLGLLDVEAGTEADRRGELAKLAERDRAQTIAPTVVVRVDGRPQPLPGAALLVAEDNSRIEVDGTLPGELAPGWYRLHTRDGQEATLVAAPPRVPVAPATWGWMLQLYALRSARSWGIGDLGDLREFLTWTATEHGAGAVLLNPLSAPGPTHPVQPSPYTPSSRRFANPLALRIEDLAAYRRADADTRAEVDALRVSPATQRIDHDLVWAAKRSALELLWRAEGRPSPLDDVAASTGLRDWATYCALAERYGGRWTRWPEPLRDVAAAAVTAERRQLAPRVAFHAWVQQRCAEQLTAVRDAARGTGMALGVLHDLPVGVDADGADAWALADVLAGGVSVGAPPDNFTPRGQDWGLPPWRPDRLAATGYAALREMLRAVLTHADGLRIDHVAGLWRLWWIPPGDTPDRGTYVHYDANVMLAVLALEAHRAQATVVGEDLGTVEPEVTEALAGNDMLGCAVSWFTRDESAPGQPLFPSAKWPSRAAASLSTHDLPTATGFLRGEHVQARADLGLLDDVPAERAAAQRERAEWFAMLESEGLLSPEADEAAMVTAMHRFLARTPSRLKLISPYDIVGETRQPNLPGTVDEYPNWRLPLPETLEQLRIDPRVAEITAHFRV; encoded by the coding sequence ATGCCGATGAACCCAAAGCCAATACACGACGACCTGCGCCGGTTGGCTGCCGCCCACGGGGTGGCGACCGGCTACCGCAATGAGCGCCGTGAGCCGGTGGAGGTCGACGCCGACGTGGTGGTCCGCGTGCTCGGCCTACTCGACGTCGAAGCCGGCACCGAAGCCGACCGGCGCGGCGAGTTGGCCAAGCTGGCCGAGCGCGACCGGGCCCAGACCATCGCCCCCACCGTCGTCGTGCGGGTGGACGGGCGCCCACAGCCGCTGCCGGGGGCCGCGCTGTTGGTGGCAGAAGACAACAGCCGGATCGAGGTCGACGGCACACTGCCCGGCGAACTGGCACCGGGCTGGTATCGGCTCCACACCCGGGACGGTCAGGAAGCCACGCTGGTGGCCGCCCCGCCGCGGGTGCCGGTGGCGCCGGCCACCTGGGGCTGGATGCTGCAGTTGTACGCTCTGCGGTCGGCCCGCTCGTGGGGCATCGGCGACCTCGGCGACTTGCGAGAGTTCTTGACGTGGACGGCAACTGAGCACGGGGCCGGCGCGGTGCTGCTCAACCCCCTCAGCGCGCCGGGGCCGACGCACCCGGTGCAGCCCTCGCCCTACACGCCGTCCAGCCGGCGGTTCGCCAATCCGCTCGCGCTGCGCATCGAAGACCTCGCCGCCTACCGGCGCGCCGATGCGGACACCCGCGCCGAAGTGGACGCGCTGCGGGTCTCGCCGGCCACCCAACGGATCGATCACGACTTGGTGTGGGCGGCCAAGCGGTCGGCCCTGGAATTGCTGTGGCGTGCCGAGGGCAGACCCTCGCCGCTGGACGACGTGGCGGCCTCGACCGGGTTGCGTGACTGGGCCACCTACTGCGCGTTGGCCGAACGGTACGGCGGCCGGTGGACCCGGTGGCCCGAGCCGCTGCGCGACGTTGCCGCGGCGGCCGTGACGGCCGAGCGCCGGCAGCTGGCGCCCCGAGTGGCGTTTCACGCCTGGGTTCAGCAACGGTGTGCCGAGCAGCTGACCGCCGTGCGCGACGCGGCGCGAGGCACCGGAATGGCGCTAGGTGTGCTGCATGACCTTCCGGTCGGGGTCGACGCGGACGGCGCCGACGCGTGGGCGCTGGCCGATGTCCTGGCCGGGGGTGTCAGCGTCGGCGCGCCGCCGGACAACTTCACCCCGAGGGGACAAGATTGGGGGCTGCCCCCGTGGCGGCCGGACCGCCTCGCCGCCACCGGGTACGCGGCCTTGCGGGAGATGCTGCGCGCCGTTCTCACCCACGCCGACGGGCTGCGCATCGACCACGTCGCCGGCCTGTGGCGGCTGTGGTGGATCCCGCCCGGCGACACCCCCGATCGGGGTACCTATGTGCACTACGACGCGAACGTCATGCTCGCGGTCCTCGCGCTCGAAGCGCACCGGGCGCAGGCCACCGTGGTCGGCGAGGACCTGGGCACCGTCGAGCCGGAAGTCACCGAGGCGCTCGCCGGGAACGACATGTTGGGCTGTGCGGTGTCGTGGTTCACGCGTGACGAATCCGCACCCGGCCAGCCGCTGTTCCCGTCGGCGAAGTGGCCGTCGCGCGCGGCCGCCAGCCTGTCCACCCACGACCTGCCCACGGCGACCGGCTTCCTGCGGGGTGAACACGTGCAGGCGCGCGCCGACCTCGGGCTGCTCGACGACGTGCCGGCCGAGCGGGCCGCGGCGCAACGCGAACGCGCCGAGTGGTTCGCGATGCTGGAGTCCGAGGGATTGCTGTCGCCCGAAGCCGACGAGGCGGCGATGGTCACCGCGATGCACCGGTTTTTGGCGAGGACCCCGAGCCGGCTGAAGCTGATCTCGCCCTACGACATCGTCGGCGAGACCCGCCAGCCCAACCTGCCCGGCACGGTCGACGAGTATCCGAATTGGCGACTGCCGTTACCAGAAACCCTCGAGCAGTTGCGTATCGATCCGAGGGTCGCCGAGATCACCGCGCATTTTCGGGTGTAG
- a CDS encoding LLM class F420-dependent oxidoreductase, with translation MKFGISTFVNDDSIDTVTLARAIEERGFESLVVAEHTHIPASRESAYPGGGELPEHYYRTLDPFVTLAAAAAVTSKIELFTGIALLIERDPIVTAKEAASIDLISGGRFVFGVGAGWNIEELRNHGTDPKTRGALLDERIEAIKALWTNEPAEYHGKYVDFPLSYSRPKPVQKPHPPIYIGGNSNATVKRVIRHDAGWISNPNPIQDIAARVKQLRDGAGHDVPLAMFGTPYKELDYWRAAEELGFGQLALYLPTRPRDDTLRLLDKFAAQVTTYRG, from the coding sequence GGAATCTCGACGTTCGTCAACGACGACAGCATCGACACGGTCACGCTGGCCCGCGCGATCGAGGAACGCGGCTTCGAGTCGCTGGTGGTCGCCGAACATACGCACATCCCGGCCAGCCGCGAATCGGCGTATCCGGGTGGTGGTGAGCTGCCTGAGCATTACTACCGCACCCTCGATCCGTTCGTCACGCTGGCCGCCGCCGCCGCGGTGACGTCGAAGATCGAGCTGTTCACCGGGATCGCGCTGCTGATCGAACGCGATCCGATCGTCACGGCCAAGGAGGCCGCGAGCATCGACCTGATTTCCGGTGGCCGCTTCGTGTTCGGTGTCGGAGCCGGCTGGAACATCGAGGAGTTGCGCAACCACGGCACCGACCCGAAGACCCGAGGCGCGCTGCTCGACGAACGCATCGAGGCGATCAAGGCGCTGTGGACCAACGAGCCGGCGGAGTACCACGGCAAGTACGTCGACTTCCCGCTGTCGTACAGCCGCCCCAAGCCGGTACAGAAACCGCATCCGCCCATCTACATCGGCGGCAACTCCAACGCCACGGTCAAGCGGGTGATCCGGCACGATGCGGGTTGGATCTCCAACCCTAACCCGATCCAGGACATCGCCGCGCGCGTCAAGCAACTGCGCGACGGCGCTGGCCACGACGTACCGCTGGCGATGTTCGGCACGCCCTACAAAGAACTGGATTACTGGCGAGCGGCGGAGGAGCTGGGATTCGGCCAGCTGGCGTTGTACCTGCCGACCCGCCCGCGCGACGACACGCTGCGACTGCTGGACAAGTTCGCCGCACAGGTAACCACCTACCGCGGCTGA